The Bdellovibrio sp. NC01 genome includes the window TCGATGGGCCACTTTTCTTTTCTTTACATAAGTTATTCGAGTCTCAATACAAAGAGCTCTTAGAATATATCGACGACACTGCGGAAGTAATCCGAACTTTTAACGTAAAAACACCGGGCAGTTTCAGAGAATTTCAAAAAATCGCGCTTATAGATGAGGCGCCAAATGACATGCTAACTGCACACCAAATGATAGAGATATTGAACAAAGATCACATGGCAATGTCCACACGTCTTAAAGAGCATCTCGAAGAAGCGGAACAATCGGAAGACACGTCGGCGGTCACACTCTATGAAGATTTAATTACATTCCATGATAAAGCAGCATGGATGATTCGTAGCCATAGAGCATAAACAGATGACACCCTAACTTCACGGCGGGGAAGCTTATAGAGAACCAAGGAGTTTTTCGTGTTAAGCTTTCTCGCTTTTTCTTTGCTGTCTTTGTCGTTCGCTCAAGAGAAAAGTCAGATTAAAACTTTTTCTCCGCAGGGAACCGTTCGCACGGTTGAACAAGTGCGTGTCGAGTTTGCGAAACCTCAAGTAAAATTCGGGGATTTAAACTTAACGCCACCAGCGCAAAGCTCTTGTTTTAAAGACGGTCAAGGTCGTTGGATTGATACCAAGAACTGGGTCTTCGATTTTAAAACTCCGATCAAAGGTGGTCAGTCATGTGCGGTAAAAATTCAGGGCGAGACCTTTAGCTTTAATACGGGTGGACCACACGTCACGAATGTTTTCCCGATGACGTATCAACCGATTGATTCAGATCAGAATTTCATCTTAATGCTGGATGCTTCTTTCAAAAAAGAATCGGCAAAAGGTATCTACTTCACGATGGAAGGCTTAGGGGACGAGATTCCTGCAATGATCATCGAAGGATCTGAAGCGACAGAAATTCTTGAAGCCGCGAAGAAGCAGTATCAATACGAAAAAGAATCCTTCAAAGGCATTCCGGTTGTTCTTCGTGCCACAAGGAACTTTCCGCCTTCTGCAAAGGTGGTTTTGGTTTGG containing:
- a CDS encoding Dps family protein — protein: MNTITTNKTAVALSKTLAEEYVLLLKTQNFHWNVDGPLFFSLHKLFESQYKELLEYIDDTAEVIRTFNVKTPGSFREFQKIALIDEAPNDMLTAHQMIEILNKDHMAMSTRLKEHLEEAEQSEDTSAVTLYEDLITFHDKAAWMIRSHRA